The window CTTTTGGCAATCTGGGTGAAACATTTGAAATCGTTGCCATCAAATCTGCTGGTATTTCGCTGGCGCGATTCATGCGCCCACTTTTGTTGGTTACCATCTTATTGAGCGGATTGGCTTTTCTGTTTTCGAATAATATCATTCCCGTTGCGCAGTTAAAACTGGCTTCACTCAAATATGACATCATCGTTTCCAAGCCTGCTTTCGAAATCAAAGAAGGCGTTTTCTTCGATAAGATTGAAGGCTTTGTGATTAAAATTGGCAAGAAAGAGAAAAACGATAGTATCATCCACAATGTGGTGATTTATGAACGCAACTATCAGCTGCAGGATAATATGATTGTAGCCAATGATGGCGTGATGCGTGTAACACCAGATAAAAAATTCTTAGAGTTTACTTTGAAGAATGGCTGGCGCTACGAAGAAAGAGGTCCACGCATCAGCACGAATACGGAGTATATCCGTATGGGCTTTAAAGAGTATAAAAAAGTACTCGACCTGCGGAGCTTTAAGATGAGTAAGACTGAAGACAGTGCTTTCCGGTATGATCCAAAAATGCTGAGTATACGACAGCTGAATCATTCTATCGATTCTTTGGTAAAAGGCGATTCTGTTTACAAGAAAAGAGCATTAGCAGACATCATGCCTTATCTGGTTTTCATTCGCTACAGAGACTCCATCTGGACTTCAGCAGATTCATTAAAATCATTCAAAGCCATCGGTAAACAAGGTTTTGCAGGATCTATACCAGACTCCATCAAAGTGCGCGTTATAGAAAGGGCACACAGTCAATTGGTAAGTGCACAAAATGCTGCGAAAAACCTGGCTACCGATTATAAATTCAAATCAGCCGGTGTGCGCTTGCATGAAATTGAATGGCATAGAAAATTCACTTTATCTGCAGCTTGTATTGTCCTGTTCTTGATTGGCGCACCATTGGGAGCCATCATTCGTAAAGGTGGATTAGGTACTCCACTAGTTTTTGCCATTATCTTCTTCGTGCTCTTTCACCTAATGAATACAGTTGGAGAGAAAATTGTGAAAGAATCTGTAACCACTGCTTTTGCAGGCATGTGGTTATCTACTGCTGTATTGATACCAATTGGTTTCTTCCTGACGTACAAGGCTATGCGCGACTCACAGCTCTTCAACAAAGAGTTTTACTATCGCTCCTACGTTCAGTTGAAAAAGATATTTACTAACTTGAATAAGACAGGCAAACAAAAGCCTGATGATTATGGCCAACCCGCTTAGCAGAAGAGCATTCATCAGTAACACCGGTAAAGCTGCAGCAGCTATTGGTTTAAGCGCAACTGTATTGCCCGCCTTTGCAACAACACCTCCTGCATTTGGATATGCACAAGCACCCCTGCCTTATGGCTATAATGCGTTAGAGCCGGTGATTGATGCCATGACCATGGAAATTCACTATACCAAACATGCAGCTACCTATACCAAAAATTTAGTTGATGCCTGTGCTGCAGAGAAAGTGAATACCAATGCTGTTTCGCTGGAACAACTGCTGGGCAGCATATCGAAATATTCTGCCAAAATGCGTAACAACGGTGGTGGTCATTATAACCACGAATTATTCTGGCAATGCATGCAGCCGGGTGCCAATGGCAAACCTTCTGGCAAACTAGCTGCAGCCATCGATAGTAGTTTTGGTTCTTTCGAAGCGTTCAAAACACAATTCAGTGATGCAGCCAAAAACCGTTTTGGTAGTGGCTGGGCATGGCTGGTACTCAACAACGATAAGAAACTCATCATTGGTTCTACACCCAATCAGGATAACCCCTTAATGGATGTGAGTGAAATCAAAGGCTTGCCCTTGCTGGGATTGGATGTATGGGAACATGCTTATTACCTCAAATACCAAAATAAGCGTGCAGATTATGTCACCAACTGGTGGAATGTGGTGAACTGGAACTATGTACAGCAGCGTTTTGAGGCAGCTATATAATTTCCGGAATCGATAATCTTTACCGCTTTCACGGCAAAGTGGTTTACTACCTTTGCACAAATTCTTTCTATGCATACAACTGTAAAATGGGTGGAAGCCCTGGCTTTTGATGCTGTTGCAGACAGCGGCCATATTGCCCGATTAGATACAACAGTAGAAGGTGGAGGACTTAATAGTGGCATGAGCCCCAAACGCATGCTGTTAGCATCCGTATGTGGCTGTACTGGTATTGATGTAGTTGAGATGCTGCAGAAAATGCGGGTGATTTTCAGCAAGCTGGAAATCCATGCTGAGGCAGAACAAACAGAAGAAATACCAAAGGTTTTTACACATATCAATCTTACTTATCGCATCAATGCTGCACCGGAAGATTTGGATAAAGTAAAACGTGCTGTAGATCTTTCACAGGAGAAGTATTGTGGTGTCAGCATCATGATTAAAAAGCATTGCCCGGTTAACTATACCATTGAACTAATCTAAATGAAAGGCAAACTACTCTACGTGTATGATGCACTCTGTGGCTGGTGCTATGGTTTTGGTCCGGTCATGCATCAAATAGCGGATACTTATAAAGATCAGTTCACCGTAGAAGTGATCAGTGGTGGCATGGTGGTGGGCGCCAGAGAAGGCATAATGGATGAACAGATGGCCAACTATATTCTGCAAGCCATTCCGCGCTTAGAGGAGTATACAGGAGTTACCATTGGCAAAGCATACAAAGCAAAACTGCGCAGCGGTGGATTGTATCAATCGTCTGTAAAACCATCCATTGCCCTCAGTTTATTCAAAGCACATTATCCAGAACAGTCATTAGCATTTGCTTCTGCCATTCAGCGGGCCCAATTTGCAGCAGCCAAAGACTTACAGGATGATGCAACGTATGCTGAAATCTTGCAAGCTTATCCCTCGCTGGATGCGGCAGATTTTCTGCAACAAATGTCCACAGATGAGCAACGTTATGCGGCAGAACAAGATTTTCAATATGCAGCAGCCATGGGCATCACAGGCTACCCTGCACTGGTTGCCTTGGTTGATGAAAAATACTATCTCCTAAGCAAGGGCTATCAACCTTTTGATTCGTTGAACCAAACCATGCAACAATTTCTGCAGTCATTGGCCTAGGGATAACAAAGCCGTACATTTACAGAAACAAGACCCTTGGAAACTGCCAAACAAAATTTTCGTGTACAGCTTTGGATATCAATCCTGAGTGTAGTACTGCTGGCAGGCAAACTCATCGCTTATTTCTTCACGCATTCTTTATCTATTCTTACCGATGCGTTAGAAAGCATCGTAAATGTATTAGCCGGTGTAATTGGTTTATATAGTTTGTATATCGCTGCAAAGCCGCGCGATAAAGAACATCCTTATGGGCATGGCAAAGCGGAATTCATTTCTGCAGCTGTTGAAGGTACATTGATTGTGTTGGCCGGTGTACTCATCATGTACGAAACCGTACGCAGCGTATTGGATGATGCGCAAGTACACAAACTCGATACCGGCTTAATATTGGTAGGCATCACTGCATTATTGAATTATATCGCAGGAACTGTATGTATCCGTATTGGGAAGAAAAATCAATCGCTTGCTTTACAAGCCAGTGGTAAACATTTGCAA is drawn from Chitinophagales bacterium and contains these coding sequences:
- a CDS encoding superoxide dismutase produces the protein MANPLSRRAFISNTGKAAAAIGLSATVLPAFATTPPAFGYAQAPLPYGYNALEPVIDAMTMEIHYTKHAATYTKNLVDACAAEKVNTNAVSLEQLLGSISKYSAKMRNNGGGHYNHELFWQCMQPGANGKPSGKLAAAIDSSFGSFEAFKTQFSDAAKNRFGSGWAWLVLNNDKKLIIGSTPNQDNPLMDVSEIKGLPLLGLDVWEHAYYLKYQNKRADYVTNWWNVVNWNYVQQRFEAAI
- a CDS encoding DsbA family protein, which gives rise to MKGKLLYVYDALCGWCYGFGPVMHQIADTYKDQFTVEVISGGMVVGAREGIMDEQMANYILQAIPRLEEYTGVTIGKAYKAKLRSGGLYQSSVKPSIALSLFKAHYPEQSLAFASAIQRAQFAAAKDLQDDATYAEILQAYPSLDAADFLQQMSTDEQRYAAEQDFQYAAAMGITGYPALVALVDEKYYLLSKGYQPFDSLNQTMQQFLQSLA
- a CDS encoding OsmC family protein, with protein sequence MHTTVKWVEALAFDAVADSGHIARLDTTVEGGGLNSGMSPKRMLLASVCGCTGIDVVEMLQKMRVIFSKLEIHAEAEQTEEIPKVFTHINLTYRINAAPEDLDKVKRAVDLSQEKYCGVSIMIKKHCPVNYTIELI
- a CDS encoding LptF/LptG family permease, with product MVKKLDILIIRAFLGPFVATFIISLFVLIMQFFWLYIDDLVGKGLDMVTLAKLTGLVAIGWIPLALPLALLLSSIMTFGNLGETFEIVAIKSAGISLARFMRPLLLVTILLSGLAFLFSNNIIPVAQLKLASLKYDIIVSKPAFEIKEGVFFDKIEGFVIKIGKKEKNDSIIHNVVIYERNYQLQDNMIVANDGVMRVTPDKKFLEFTLKNGWRYEERGPRISTNTEYIRMGFKEYKKVLDLRSFKMSKTEDSAFRYDPKMLSIRQLNHSIDSLVKGDSVYKKRALADIMPYLVFIRYRDSIWTSADSLKSFKAIGKQGFAGSIPDSIKVRVIERAHSQLVSAQNAAKNLATDYKFKSAGVRLHEIEWHRKFTLSAACIVLFLIGAPLGAIIRKGGLGTPLVFAIIFFVLFHLMNTVGEKIVKESVTTAFAGMWLSTAVLIPIGFFLTYKAMRDSQLFNKEFYYRSYVQLKKIFTNLNKTGKQKPDDYGQPA